In Candidatus Ozemobacteraceae bacterium, the genomic stretch AAAGCTCATCGAGAGCGGCAGGAACAGATTCGTCTTCAACCTCGCCGGCACGCCGGCGATCAACTCGACCGGGTTGTCGATGGTTCTCGACGTCGCCGTGAAAGTCATCGATTACAACGACGGGAAGATCGCGATCACCGGTCTGACGAAACTGACGCGCACCGCCCTCCAGATGACCGGCATCCTGACCCTTTGCGATGCCTTCGAAACCGAGCAGGAAGCGGTCGCGGAGATTTCGAAGTGAGAACGAGCCGGTCCTTCGCGGCACGGCTGTTTCTCCTCGCCTGTTTGGCATTCGCCGCCGGCGCGACCGCTCCATATCATAG encodes the following:
- a CDS encoding STAS domain-containing protein, which produces MNIESVTQGEVTILRTQGYLDDVNGKQLKAICEKLIESGRNRFVFNLAGTPAINSTGLSMVLDVAVKVIDYNDGKIAITGLTKLTRTALQMTGILTLCDAFETEQEAVAEISK